In a genomic window of Flavobacterium lipolyticum:
- a CDS encoding anhydro-N-acetylmuramic acid kinase has translation MNKNINALYQIAQKETRSIIGLMSGTSLDGLDIALCEISGSGQNSAVKITKFETIDYSEDIKFEIRKVFAKKEIDFQHLVMLNEWIGILHAEMINDFLKKRNISASQIDLIASHGQTVLHAPKFLHQQEKFPNATLQIGDGDHIAVKTGIITLSDFRQKHIAAGGEGAPLAVYGDYFLFGKKGENRIMLNMGGIANFTFLPASLNPEETFVTDTGTGNTLIDLFTKQYYPEKSYDKDAEIARKGTVNQLLLDHLKDDAFFRQEFPKTIGPELFSAEYVKAALVRSSSETISAPDLLATLTRFSAETIAEAIHYAVNNSADRLEDFKIYLSGGGTHNPLLVQWLKELLPCDFHKTDELGISGDAKEAVLFAVLANETIAGEDFNFGSHKGIPSVTMGKISLPD, from the coding sequence ATGAATAAAAATATAAACGCACTGTACCAAATTGCTCAAAAAGAAACCCGCAGCATTATTGGGTTAATGTCCGGTACTTCCCTTGACGGGCTCGATATTGCCTTATGCGAAATTTCAGGTTCAGGGCAAAATAGCGCTGTCAAAATAACTAAATTTGAAACTATCGATTATTCGGAAGACATTAAATTTGAAATCCGTAAAGTTTTTGCGAAGAAAGAAATTGATTTTCAACATTTGGTGATGCTCAACGAATGGATTGGAATTTTGCATGCCGAAATGATAAACGATTTTCTGAAAAAACGAAATATTTCCGCCAGCCAAATCGATTTGATTGCCTCACACGGACAGACGGTTTTACACGCTCCTAAGTTTTTGCACCAACAGGAGAAATTTCCAAACGCCACTTTACAAATTGGCGATGGCGATCATATTGCCGTAAAAACAGGTATCATTACCCTTTCTGATTTCAGACAAAAACACATTGCAGCAGGTGGTGAAGGCGCTCCGTTAGCCGTTTATGGTGATTATTTTTTATTTGGAAAAAAGGGCGAAAATCGCATCATGCTCAATATGGGTGGTATTGCTAATTTTACCTTCTTACCTGCTTCATTAAATCCCGAAGAAACTTTCGTAACCGATACCGGAACCGGAAATACCCTGATCGATCTTTTTACGAAACAGTATTACCCTGAAAAAAGTTACGACAAAGATGCCGAAATAGCCCGAAAAGGAACTGTAAATCAGTTATTGCTCGATCATTTAAAAGACGATGCTTTTTTCCGTCAGGAATTTCCAAAAACAATAGGTCCGGAGCTTTTTAGTGCCGAATACGTAAAAGCAGCTTTGGTCAGAAGTTCCTCTGAAACCATTTCTGCTCCCGATTTACTGGCTACATTAACCCGTTTTAGCGCTGAAACAATCGCCGAAGCCATTCATTATGCCGTAAACAACTCTGCTGATAGACTCGAAGATTTCAAAATTTACCTGTCCGGCGGAGGTACGCACAATCCTTTACTGGTGCAATGGCTTAAAGAATTGTTGCCTTGCGATTTTCACAAAACAGATGAACTGGGTATTTCTGGCGATGCCAAAGAAGCCGTTTTGTTTGCTGTTTTGGCTAATGAAACTATAGCTGGGGAAGATTTTAATTTTGGCTCACACAAAGGAATTCCATCTGTAACCATGGGGAAAATCTCGTTACCTGATTAA
- a CDS encoding sodium:solute symporter has product MSSSTILIFIIVYFGILLLISQIISKKGQDNDSFFKANKNSKWYLVAFGMIGTSLSGLTFISVPGEVGSPNGEQFKYFQFILGQAVGLIVIAKVLLPLYYRMNLTSIYSYIEKRMGTNSYKTAASIFLVSRTIGSALRFYLVVLVLQRYVFDYYHIPFPLTVFLGLTFVFLYTYRSGLKAIIITDTLQTFFLVSSVFITIYFVLNSLDLTVFESVSAIRNSNYSKTFFFDDFLTNKYHFAKQFLGGLLIMIAMVGLDQDLMQKNISCKNIKEAQKNMYTFTVIFVTISLLFLSLGALLYMYAAKNNISVPLDLVTNKPRTDLLFPEIALNHLATVPALVFLLGIIAATFATTDSALTALTTSFCVDFLGMDKSENISNPKNVKRRHVVHLAFSFLFFLVIIVLNSFNDSSVVALVFKAASYTYGPLLGLYAFGLLQKNRIVTDKLVPWFCIVAPILTYVLSENSKALFGYVFDNELILINALITYTGLYFTSKKTDKKIYF; this is encoded by the coding sequence ATGTCTTCAAGCACCATCTTAATCTTCATCATCGTATATTTTGGCATACTATTACTGATTTCTCAAATCATCAGCAAAAAAGGACAGGACAACGATTCGTTTTTCAAGGCCAATAAAAACTCCAAATGGTATTTAGTCGCTTTTGGAATGATTGGCACTTCGCTGTCCGGACTAACGTTTATCTCCGTTCCGGGTGAGGTAGGATCGCCAAACGGAGAGCAGTTCAAATACTTTCAGTTTATATTGGGACAGGCCGTAGGGCTTATTGTAATTGCAAAAGTATTGCTCCCTTTGTATTACAGAATGAACCTTACCTCGATATACAGCTATATCGAAAAAAGAATGGGAACGAACAGTTACAAAACGGCCGCCTCTATTTTTCTGGTTAGCCGTACCATAGGTTCTGCCTTGCGCTTTTATTTGGTTGTGCTCGTACTGCAGCGTTATGTTTTTGACTACTATCACATTCCGTTTCCGCTCACCGTATTTTTAGGTCTGACCTTTGTTTTTTTATATACTTACCGAAGCGGCTTAAAAGCTATTATTATCACAGACACTTTACAGACTTTCTTTTTGGTGTCCTCTGTTTTTATTACCATTTATTTTGTATTAAACAGTTTAGACTTAACCGTATTCGAATCGGTTTCAGCAATTCGAAACAGTAATTATTCTAAAACTTTTTTCTTTGATGATTTCCTGACTAATAAATATCATTTTGCGAAGCAATTTTTAGGAGGGCTATTGATCATGATTGCAATGGTGGGACTGGATCAGGATTTAATGCAAAAAAACATCAGTTGCAAAAACATTAAAGAAGCGCAAAAAAACATGTATACTTTTACCGTTATTTTTGTCACAATCAGTCTTCTTTTTTTAAGTTTGGGAGCTTTACTGTATATGTATGCTGCAAAAAACAACATTTCCGTACCGCTGGATTTGGTAACCAACAAACCCAGAACGGATCTTCTTTTTCCGGAGATTGCACTGAATCATTTGGCTACTGTTCCCGCTCTGGTATTTTTGTTAGGAATCATTGCAGCCACTTTTGCGACAACCGACTCAGCTTTAACGGCTCTGACCACTTCTTTTTGTGTTGATTTTCTGGGGATGGACAAAAGCGAAAACATTTCAAATCCAAAAAATGTAAAACGAAGACATGTAGTGCACCTCGCCTTTTCGTTCCTGTTCTTTTTGGTTATTATAGTCCTTAATTCTTTTAATGACAGTTCTGTGGTGGCTTTAGTTTTCAAGGCCGCTTCCTATACTTATGGACCGCTTTTAGGTTTGTATGCTTTTGGATTACTTCAGAAAAACAGAATTGTAACCGATAAATTGGTACCTTGGTTTTGTATCGTAGCTCCCATTTTAACTTATGTACTAAGCGAAAATTCGAAGGCCCTTTTCGGTTATGTCTTTGACAATGAATTGATCCTTATAAATGCACTAATTACCTATACAGGCCTTTATTTTACCAGTAAAAAAACCGACAAAAAAATATACTTTTAA
- the murQ gene encoding N-acetylmuramic acid 6-phosphate etherase, with product MKNKNPETEQESLYKNLDQMSTKELLINMNTEDQKVPHIVEKQIPKIEKLVKAIVKKMQLGGRLFYIGAGTSGRIGILDASECPPTFGVPHDMIIGIIAGGDTAIRKAVENAEDDTEQAWKDLSKHQISSLDFVIGIAASGNTPYVLGGLQKAKENNIKTGSISCISKGLIAEVADYPIEVVVGPEFLTGSTRMKAGTAQKLTLNMISTSVMIKLGRIKGNKMVDMQLSNEKLVKRAIKMIVEELQIEHDQAAELLEKHKSVRAVLQANNAKK from the coding sequence ATGAAAAATAAAAACCCCGAAACCGAACAAGAGTCCCTTTATAAAAATCTGGATCAGATGAGCACCAAAGAATTGCTGATCAACATGAATACAGAAGATCAAAAGGTACCTCATATTGTTGAAAAACAAATTCCGAAAATTGAAAAGCTGGTCAAAGCCATCGTGAAAAAAATGCAGTTGGGCGGACGCTTATTTTATATTGGTGCCGGAACTTCAGGGCGTATTGGAATTTTAGATGCTTCTGAGTGCCCTCCTACTTTTGGAGTACCCCATGATATGATTATCGGAATTATTGCCGGAGGTGATACCGCCATTCGAAAAGCTGTAGAAAATGCCGAAGACGATACCGAGCAAGCCTGGAAAGATTTATCGAAACATCAGATCTCGAGTCTGGATTTTGTTATCGGAATAGCCGCTTCCGGAAACACTCCGTATGTATTGGGCGGACTCCAAAAAGCCAAAGAAAACAATATTAAAACAGGCAGCATTTCCTGTATCAGTAAAGGACTAATTGCCGAAGTTGCCGATTATCCGATCGAAGTCGTGGTTGGACCCGAATTCCTGACCGGAAGTACCCGCATGAAAGCAGGAACAGCACAAAAACTGACTTTAAATATGATTTCAACTTCGGTGATGATTAAACTGGGAAGAATCAAAGGCAACAAAATGGTCGACATGCAATTGTCTAACGAAAAATTAGTCAAAAGAGCAATTAAAATGATCGTGGAAGAACTCCAAATTGAACACGATCAGGCTGCCGAACTGTTAGAGAAACACAAAAGCGTCAGAGCCGTGTTACAGGCAAACAACGCTAAGAAATAA
- a CDS encoding RagB/SusD family nutrient uptake outer membrane protein: MKKIFIPIVALTMLLTSCNEDYLDPTKPSQELVFGTREGVIGAANGLQLLWSVDRTSPVYNTITGNGFTTKELRLLNAGNVDEGELSVGGGVLSTKNQVVNNLWSQCLVIKSESQKVIDNVNVLTSDTEKASILVHASIFKAMALTTLVQYFQSVPLKTAKNATFDSRADVLTEAIKILKVAEPLLDKATGATGLVTSINYKNTVYALLARTYLMAGDYDNAITYAGMVDLSVKSVFAFDPISANPIAYISITTNNVFQPVDLTLGLPAALAPSNSDGRLNFYIKPGSNPTVATGFFDSNTKSIPLYLPGEMILIKAESYARKDNLPQALIELNKVLTKTSGADTYGIGANLPPYAGAVTKPAILTEIYRNRCIEMYMSSLKLEDSRRFDRPAAGTSGAERNRNWYPYPDSERNNNTNTPADPAI; the protein is encoded by the coding sequence ATGAAAAAAATATTCATCCCTATAGTAGCCCTTACAATGCTTTTAACAAGCTGTAACGAAGATTATTTAGACCCTACCAAGCCCTCTCAGGAATTAGTTTTTGGAACCCGAGAGGGAGTTATTGGTGCTGCCAACGGACTACAGCTTCTTTGGAGCGTTGACCGAACAAGCCCAGTGTACAACACCATTACCGGAAACGGATTTACCACAAAAGAACTGCGATTGCTAAACGCCGGAAATGTCGACGAAGGTGAACTTTCTGTGGGTGGCGGCGTACTTTCGACCAAAAATCAGGTCGTAAACAATCTGTGGTCACAATGCTTGGTGATTAAATCTGAATCGCAAAAAGTAATTGATAATGTCAACGTATTAACTTCAGATACCGAAAAAGCCAGTATTCTGGTTCATGCCTCTATTTTTAAGGCAATGGCGCTTACCACTCTGGTACAGTATTTTCAAAGTGTACCGTTAAAAACAGCTAAAAATGCCACTTTTGATTCGAGGGCAGATGTATTAACAGAAGCCATCAAAATTTTAAAAGTAGCAGAACCACTGCTAGACAAAGCGACCGGAGCAACGGGATTGGTTACTAGCATTAATTACAAAAATACCGTTTATGCCTTATTAGCCAGAACATATCTGATGGCCGGAGATTACGACAACGCTATTACCTATGCCGGTATGGTTGACCTGTCTGTAAAATCGGTTTTTGCTTTTGATCCGATTAGCGCCAACCCTATTGCTTATATCTCAATCACCACCAATAATGTTTTTCAGCCTGTTGATCTAACTTTGGGATTGCCAGCTGCTTTAGCTCCTTCAAACTCTGACGGAAGGCTGAATTTTTACATCAAACCGGGTTCAAACCCAACTGTTGCCACAGGATTCTTTGATTCGAATACCAAATCGATTCCACTGTATTTACCGGGTGAAATGATCCTGATTAAAGCCGAGAGTTATGCCCGAAAAGACAATTTACCACAGGCACTTATCGAACTCAACAAAGTTTTAACCAAAACATCCGGAGCAGATACTTATGGCATTGGTGCTAATCTTCCTCCATATGCAGGAGCCGTAACCAAACCGGCTATCTTAACTGAAATTTACCGCAACCGCTGTATCGAAATGTACATGTCGAGCCTAAAACTGGAAGACAGCAGAAGATTTGACCGTCCGGCAGCAGGAACATCCGGTGCCGAAAGAAATCGTAACTGGTATCCTTATCCGGATTCTGAAAGAAACAACAATACGAATACCCCTGCTGATCCGGCTATTTAA
- a CDS encoding SusC/RagA family TonB-linked outer membrane protein, whose product MKKLFFLFGIILFAQPIFAQSKTVTGTIISTTDGLSLPGVSVLIEGTSKSTTTDLDGKFSITANENETLVFSFVGFASKKIKITANMTTINLKMTEETNALSEVVVLGSTVRATRKELGNAVTSLKGEDLVKAQPGGLSTALQGKIAGAQVSQNSGDPAGGFSIKLRGTSSILGSSDPLYVIDGVVLNNATTNVTNLNVTTGNSNMQIGQNRSADINPNDIQSVEVLNGGAAAAIYGSRAANGVVLITTKKGVAGETRYTFSTSVTSNQIRKKLDMNMSDKQFVSTSPALFPIQGNPASPTTVTVLGRNLETRTTNVQRHDYQDDIFTTGVGTDTYFSLQGGDEKTKYFASLGYLVNEGIIKNTDFKRAGAKVRLKHDFNSKLSATVGLNYINSSSNEKPDGNVFWSPINAINITNNTYDINQRDVNGNLLAVDPNRVNPLSIIETFKIKQNTDRIISDLQLNYTPFKNFNADLIFGIDNYNQRGNVFIPRYPYVVNPAYYNDGYVSEATNRVVQFNNDLNLRYLWNINDKWKATTYGGYNVQTYRDNFAAVEGRNLKPFIETINAFNTLIPGSPSSSQSKYNLWGYYLQETVGYKDKLYLTVAGRQDASTIFSSANRSQFYPKASVSYVFSDEPFMQNIHDAVSSVRFRASWGKSGSLTAIKPYARFTNYSTGTLLGNSAFTIEGFKQGNLDLRPEQSVTYEIGGDFGFIKDRLNLSFSYYNADIDDLLLPVQLAASEGATNTIKNIGQMNNKGFEINLKYDLIKKENLHLDVFVNYSSNRNKVTGLPQTRFKLDSNLAGAPVFVEMDKPIGIFYGTYFARNSDGSLLLTPSGYPQTEKGDVNTGAPQRDASGQPTGTILNKQIGNPNPDYIIAFGANLNYKKFGLSVLFDGVQGVDVFDADYRTRQGVGSGKIVTQELNGELPRGYIWSVYNVEEFRVVDGSYLKLREVSLNYSFGKLNKFFDDLTVTASGRNLISWDNFTSFDPETNSGGQSSVARYNFGTVPIPSSYSLAVKVQF is encoded by the coding sequence ATGAAAAAACTATTCTTTTTATTTGGAATTATTTTGTTTGCGCAGCCCATTTTTGCGCAGTCAAAAACCGTAACCGGTACGATTATTAGTACTACCGACGGACTTTCTCTACCAGGAGTATCCGTTTTGATCGAAGGTACTTCTAAAAGCACTACAACTGATCTGGACGGAAAATTCAGCATCACTGCAAACGAAAACGAAACGCTCGTTTTTAGTTTTGTAGGATTTGCTTCGAAGAAAATCAAGATCACAGCAAACATGACTACAATCAACCTTAAAATGACCGAAGAAACGAACGCTCTTTCTGAAGTTGTTGTACTGGGTTCCACCGTACGCGCTACCCGTAAAGAACTCGGGAATGCCGTAACCAGTTTAAAAGGAGAAGATTTAGTTAAAGCACAACCCGGAGGTCTTTCTACGGCGCTGCAGGGAAAAATTGCGGGTGCTCAGGTTTCTCAAAACTCGGGTGATCCAGCCGGAGGTTTCAGCATCAAGCTTAGAGGAACTTCTTCGATATTAGGTTCTTCAGATCCTTTATATGTTATTGACGGGGTGGTTTTAAACAACGCCACTACCAACGTAACCAACCTAAACGTGACTACCGGAAACTCTAACATGCAAATTGGTCAGAACCGATCTGCGGACATTAACCCTAACGATATTCAAAGCGTTGAAGTATTAAACGGAGGTGCTGCAGCCGCCATTTACGGATCAAGAGCAGCCAACGGTGTGGTTTTAATTACGACTAAAAAAGGTGTTGCAGGAGAAACCAGATATACCTTTTCAACCAGCGTAACTTCTAACCAAATTCGCAAAAAACTGGATATGAACATGTCCGACAAGCAGTTTGTAAGTACTTCACCAGCCCTGTTCCCAATTCAGGGGAATCCTGCAAGTCCAACTACAGTAACGGTTTTAGGCAGAAACCTTGAAACCAGAACGACTAACGTACAGCGACACGACTATCAGGATGATATTTTTACTACGGGTGTCGGAACTGATACGTATTTCTCCCTACAGGGTGGAGACGAGAAAACCAAATATTTTGCTTCTCTTGGTTATCTGGTAAACGAAGGAATCATAAAAAATACCGATTTTAAAAGAGCGGGGGCTAAAGTGAGATTGAAACATGACTTCAACTCAAAACTATCCGCTACGGTGGGATTAAATTACATCAACTCGAGTTCAAATGAAAAACCGGACGGAAACGTCTTCTGGAGTCCGATTAATGCCATCAACATTACCAATAATACCTACGACATCAATCAAAGAGATGTAAACGGTAATCTGCTGGCAGTTGATCCAAACAGGGTGAATCCGCTTTCGATCATTGAAACTTTCAAAATCAAACAAAATACAGACCGTATTATCTCTGATTTACAATTGAACTATACGCCGTTTAAAAATTTCAATGCCGATTTGATTTTTGGTATCGACAACTACAATCAGAGAGGAAATGTCTTCATCCCGAGATATCCGTATGTTGTGAATCCGGCTTACTACAATGACGGGTATGTTTCTGAGGCTACTAACAGAGTGGTACAATTCAATAACGATTTGAACTTAAGATACCTTTGGAATATTAATGACAAATGGAAAGCTACTACTTATGGAGGTTACAACGTACAGACGTATCGCGATAATTTTGCAGCAGTTGAAGGACGTAACTTAAAACCTTTTATCGAAACCATCAATGCTTTTAATACTTTGATTCCGGGTTCGCCAAGTTCCAGCCAATCCAAATATAATTTATGGGGATATTATCTTCAGGAAACTGTTGGTTACAAAGACAAATTATACCTGACAGTTGCCGGAAGACAGGATGCTTCGACTATTTTTTCGAGTGCTAACCGTTCTCAGTTTTATCCAAAAGCAAGTGTGAGTTATGTATTTTCGGATGAACCCTTCATGCAAAACATTCACGATGCTGTAAGCTCCGTACGTTTTAGAGCTTCATGGGGAAAATCAGGAAGTTTAACCGCAATTAAACCTTATGCCCGTTTTACCAATTATTCTACGGGAACACTTTTAGGAAACAGTGCTTTTACGATCGAAGGATTCAAGCAAGGAAATCTGGATTTAAGACCGGAACAAAGTGTTACGTATGAAATTGGAGGTGATTTTGGCTTCATCAAAGACCGTCTGAATTTATCTTTCAGCTATTACAATGCCGATATTGATGACTTGTTATTGCCGGTTCAGCTGGCGGCTTCTGAAGGCGCAACGAATACGATTAAAAACATCGGACAAATGAACAACAAAGGGTTCGAAATCAATTTGAAATACGATCTGATCAAAAAAGAAAACCTGCATCTTGATGTTTTTGTAAACTACAGCAGTAACCGAAACAAAGTGACAGGATTACCACAAACTCGTTTCAAACTGGACAGCAACTTAGCAGGGGCTCCTGTTTTTGTGGAGATGGACAAACCTATCGGAATTTTCTACGGAACTTATTTTGCCCGAAATTCCGATGGAAGCTTATTGCTCACACCTTCCGGATATCCGCAAACCGAAAAAGGAGATGTCAATACCGGAGCACCGCAAAGAGATGCTTCAGGACAGCCAACCGGAACTATTTTGAACAAACAAATTGGAAATCCAAACCCGGATTATATCATCGCTTTCGGAGCCAATCTGAATTACAAGAAATTTGGTCTTTCGGTATTGTTTGACGGCGTTCAGGGCGTAGATGTTTTTGATGCCGATTACAGAACCCGACAAGGTGTGGGATCAGGAAAAATTGTAACTCAGGAACTTAACGGCGAATTACCACGTGGGTACATCTGGTCGGTTTATAATGTGGAAGAATTTAGAGTGGTAGACGGAAGTTACCTGAAATTAAGAGAAGTTTCACTGAATTATTCTTTCGGAAAATTAAACAAATTCTTTGACGATCTGACGGTTACAGCCAGCGGAAGAAACCTGATCTCCTGGGACAATTTTACCAGTTTCGATCCGGAAACCAACTCAGGCGGACAGTCTTCTGTAGCGAGATACAATTTTGGAACCGTGCCAATTCCAAGTTCTTATTCCTTGGCGGTAAAAGTTCAATTCTAA
- a CDS encoding DeoR/GlpR family DNA-binding transcription regulator, which translates to MLKKERHQFIMDKFKSVEKINTIDLATELSISEDTIRRDFNEMHNKGLINKVYGAAFPVKEKSNNVFDIHIINEDKKRIVGQKALSFLDEGQVIIMTGGTTNLSFCKLIPIDFSATIYTYSLPIAMQLSQHPNIELIFIGGKLQKKAMVTVGIDVVQVLSKIKADVCFLGVSSLDVNQGLTEMGYEVSIIKKEMIKASDKVIVLATSDKINGKMPHQVCGLDKVDAIVTELKPKSAKIKSFVEAGVRVV; encoded by the coding sequence ATGCTGAAGAAAGAGAGACATCAGTTTATCATGGATAAATTCAAGAGTGTCGAAAAGATAAACACGATCGATCTTGCCACAGAGCTCAGTATCTCTGAGGATACCATACGCAGAGATTTTAACGAAATGCACAACAAAGGGCTGATCAATAAGGTATATGGAGCTGCTTTTCCGGTAAAAGAGAAATCCAATAACGTTTTTGATATCCATATAATCAATGAAGACAAAAAGAGAATAGTAGGACAGAAAGCCTTATCGTTTCTTGATGAAGGTCAGGTGATTATCATGACCGGAGGAACTACTAATTTGTCTTTTTGTAAACTCATTCCAATTGATTTTTCGGCTACCATATATACGTACAGCCTGCCCATTGCGATGCAATTGTCGCAGCATCCTAATATCGAACTGATTTTTATTGGCGGAAAACTACAGAAAAAAGCCATGGTAACGGTGGGCATCGATGTGGTACAGGTACTGTCTAAAATCAAAGCCGATGTTTGTTTCTTGGGAGTGAGTAGTTTAGATGTCAATCAGGGACTTACCGAAATGGGTTACGAAGTTTCGATCATCAAAAAAGAAATGATTAAAGCTTCTGATAAAGTAATTGTGCTCGCGACTTCTGATAAAATTAACGGTAAAATGCCACATCAGGTTTGTGGTCTCGATAAAGTGGATGCTATTGTTACCGAACTGAAGCCGAAGAGTGCTAAGATTAAAAGCTTCGTGGAGGCCGGGGTGAGGGTTGTATAG
- a CDS encoding IS1595 family transposase, which produces MASIKYDFTSCYDAYDFSHVDYEEIYPDLEPTALQETCEDLLNKILVQYGIVLPKPIFVRFPDPVKLLTTRLKKIRKTLPITPKSIIFNKTKMSKHSDIELNTAQIFKSVHSMGKTLNNFKACREHLEKLRWNGEPICPHCGSQRENHYKIKGRTEEKFRYKCKDCRLPFTVTVGTIFEKSTIPLDKWFIAIFKFLTSKKGISSYQLMREIEVTQKTAWFMLSRIRNSVKMRDDFEFDGITQVDETFVGGKNKNRSKGKKIPNTQGRSPKTKTIVFGMLSNGIVYTKVVGDTTGATLKSIINDKVKEGSTIVSDGWKGYRGLGKYYDHKVIQHNLGLYKVGAYHTNGIEGFWGILKRGIIGIYHFTSKKHLHRYCDEFAYRYNISKMPLGEQFNFTLVNCDERLRYKELIA; this is translated from the coding sequence ATGGCTTCCATTAAATATGACTTCACTTCTTGCTACGATGCATACGATTTCTCACATGTTGACTATGAAGAAATCTACCCAGATTTAGAACCAACTGCATTACAAGAAACCTGTGAAGATCTTTTAAACAAAATTCTAGTTCAATATGGAATAGTACTTCCTAAACCAATCTTTGTTAGGTTCCCTGACCCAGTGAAATTGTTAACAACTCGTCTAAAAAAGATAAGAAAAACCTTACCAATAACACCAAAAAGTATTATTTTTAATAAAACAAAGATGAGTAAACATTCTGATATTGAACTTAATACCGCACAGATTTTTAAATCTGTACATAGTATGGGAAAGACTTTAAACAATTTTAAAGCATGTCGTGAACACCTAGAAAAATTGCGATGGAACGGAGAACCAATTTGTCCTCATTGCGGAAGTCAACGTGAAAATCATTATAAAATTAAAGGAAGAACAGAAGAGAAATTTCGTTACAAATGTAAAGATTGTCGCTTGCCATTTACTGTAACTGTTGGAACTATATTTGAAAAATCAACAATTCCCTTAGATAAATGGTTCATAGCTATTTTTAAATTTTTAACAAGTAAGAAAGGTATTAGTAGCTATCAACTCATGAGAGAAATAGAAGTTACTCAAAAAACTGCTTGGTTTATGTTAAGCAGAATTCGAAATTCAGTTAAAATGAGAGATGATTTCGAATTTGACGGTATTACCCAAGTTGATGAAACTTTTGTAGGAGGGAAAAATAAAAATCGTAGTAAAGGTAAAAAGATTCCTAATACGCAGGGTAGAAGTCCTAAAACAAAAACAATCGTATTTGGAATGCTTAGCAATGGAATTGTATATACTAAAGTTGTGGGGGATACTACAGGCGCAACTCTCAAATCCATCATCAATGATAAAGTTAAAGAAGGTTCTACTATTGTAAGTGATGGATGGAAAGGGTATCGTGGATTAGGTAAGTATTATGACCATAAAGTTATCCAGCATAACTTAGGATTGTATAAGGTAGGAGCTTACCATACGAATGGAATTGAAGGATTTTGGGGGATTTTAAAACGAGGTATCATTGGGATATATCATTTTACAAGTAAAAAGCATTTACATCGTTATTGTGATGAATTTGCTTACCGCTATAACATTAGCAAAATGCCCTTGGGAGAACAGTTTAATTTTACTTTGGTTAACTGTGATGAAAGATTAAGATATAAAGAGTTGATTGCATAA
- a CDS encoding AAA family ATPase encodes MATAQQLKTLIKSHFEEGDNRFITLSLQIAAHEAKLGHISLANDIRSLIDSSKPMIRQLKPLNRELEELILEVHADNKLSELIVADLLKNRIEKVLIEYRNSSKLLKYGLENRRKILLSGPPGTGKTMTASIISKELNIPLYVILMDKIVTKFMGETSAKLRLVFNYIKENKGVYLFDEFDAIGGERGKDNEVGEMRRVVNSFLKFIEMDDSESIIIAATNNFKLLDQALFRRFDDVLHYNKPNEGEIKSLIDNRLANFKGRINLKNILTHCKDLSHAEISKACFDAIKETILSNNLKVNESTLVSALTDRSNFYNKIH; translated from the coding sequence ATGGCAACAGCCCAGCAATTAAAGACTTTAATTAAATCTCATTTTGAAGAAGGTGATAACCGTTTTATAACGCTTTCTCTTCAAATTGCAGCGCACGAAGCAAAATTGGGACATATCTCTTTGGCTAATGATATCAGAAGCTTAATTGATAGTTCTAAACCCATGATTCGTCAATTGAAACCTTTAAATAGAGAATTAGAAGAGTTAATTCTTGAAGTTCATGCGGATAATAAATTATCAGAATTAATTGTAGCTGACCTTTTAAAAAATCGAATAGAAAAAGTATTAATTGAATATCGCAATAGCTCAAAATTATTAAAATATGGACTAGAAAATAGAAGAAAAATTCTATTAAGTGGCCCCCCGGGGACTGGAAAGACAATGACAGCCTCAATTATCTCTAAAGAACTTAATATTCCATTGTATGTAATTTTGATGGATAAAATTGTGACAAAATTTATGGGAGAAACAAGTGCGAAATTACGTTTAGTATTTAATTATATTAAAGAAAATAAAGGTGTTTATTTATTTGATGAATTTGATGCAATTGGAGGGGAAAGAGGAAAAGATAACGAAGTAGGTGAAATGAGAAGAGTAGTTAATTCATTTTTAAAGTTTATAGAAATGGATGACTCGGAAAGTATTATTATAGCAGCAACGAATAATTTTAAATTACTTGATCAAGCATTGTTTCGTCGTTTTGATGATGTTTTACATTATAATAAACCAAATGAGGGTGAAATAAAATCACTTATTGATAATAGATTAGCTAATTTTAAGGGAAGAATTAATTTGAAAAATATTCTTACGCATTGTAAAGATTTAAGCCATGCGGAAATTTCAAAAGCCTGCTTTGATGCAATAAAAGAAACAATATTATCAAATAATCTTAAAGTTAATGAAAGCACACTGGTTTCTGCGTTAACTGATCGTTCAAATTTTTATAATAAAATTCATTAA